The genomic window GCGGCACCGGCTCCGCGAGCCACTCCGAGTCGGTGTCGAGACGGATCCGCTCTCCGGACCAGAGGAGGATCTCGCCGTCCAGCTTGACCATCGCGGGCGCGGACCGGCTCTCGAGCTCCAGCGTGACGACGTTGCGGCCGGGGCGGAAGTGCTGGGTGACATCAAGGACAACGGGCATCCAGTCATTCCGATGCGACGACCACTGGTATTCCCTCGGGAAATTCAGGGCCAGCGTCGGCGGGCTCGCGTTCAGGAGCTGCCCCCCCTCGCTCAGGCCCGTCTGGAAGGGGCGAGTCGGCCGCCACAGATACCACCTGCCGCACGGATTGCGGTTCACGCAGATCTCGAAGCCTTCCCTGGGGGCGACGACGACCCAGGCATGCTTCACCGGCCCCGAGAGCCTGACGTGGCGGCGGAAGTACGCGGCATGGGTCGCCGGCCCGGGTACCCTGAGCCAATGCCCGTTCATCGTCATCCGCTGGATGAACGGCCCCGGGGTCGAGCGCCAGTGCCCCAGGGCGAGCGAGAGCAACACGCCGAGGAGCAGCAGCAGGCAGGCGAGAGTGGCCAGGGACTTCCCGGCGCGCGATGGCACCCGGCCCGCCTGCAGCGGTCGGGCCAGCAGCCATCGGATGCGACGTGTCACCCTCACGGTGCCCGCTTCCTTGGAACGTGGACGCTGGGCCGCCCGCCCACCGGGCCCCCACGCCCGGGTCGCCCACTGCCATCGCCCTGGGTAAGTTCTCGCGTGAGTCCCATCCGTGAAATCTTAGGACACCGAACCGGCGCCTGTGCTCCGAGAGAAGCCCCGCCACCCCAAGGGCGAGCTCGCCGTCGGGGGACGGCCGGGTCGTCCGCCGGTCCGAGGATTCTAGGACTGCGGTTTGAGCTATGGATTGATCGGAGTGGCTGCGGTTCTCCGCCGCCTGCATGACGCATCGGCGTCCAGGAGCACGCCTCGACCGGCATGGTTTCGGATCGCCCGTGCGATCGTGCCTCGCGGCGTCTCGGCATCCCTCGAGGTCTGATCCCGGCATGGTCCTCCCCGCTCCCCGACCCGCGGCGTCCTCTCGCCCCCGGAGCCTCGGTCACTTTCGCTCGGTCGTCGAAGGGCGACCGGGCCGACTCGGCCGCGTTGACCGGAATGCGTGAAGTGGAGAAATCCCGATGAGGCATCGCCTCCCCGATCATTCCCATGGCGACGCCTGCGGCAGGCGGAGCGAGGCTCGTCGTCCACTCGTCGCATCCGCCGCCCGACGAGCTCGCCGCCCGATCGGGGAGCGTCCTCCCGACGTGGGTGCGTCGGGGCTTCGGCGTCGAAGCTCGGTCGCCGAGTGGCCTGGCGTGTTCGGTGCACCGGGCTGGACGGTGTCGCTGCTGGCCGTCGTTGGCGCGCTCGTCCTGGCCGCCTTCGCCCCGCAGCGGGCCCTCGCCGACGGGGCCGAGCCGGCCTCGCCCGGCCGACCGTCGCTGTACGAACTGGCCGACGACCAGCTTCTGTCGATCGCCCTGTACAGCAGTCCCCATCGCATGGCGAGTCGCATATCGAATCGCGGGGCGGTCGGGGTGAACGCGGATTGGGAGGCGGGCCGGGCCGTCGGGTGGTACATCGAGGAGCAACGCTATGGGGCCGACCTCATCCAGGCGGGCCTGGTCAGGGACGACCCCGCGCTCGTGTCCCGGGGATGGGAGATCCTGGATTGGGGGCTCGCCCGCCAGGCGGCCGACGGCAGCTTCGCGGGAACCGGCGACCCATTCCACAGCACATCCCTGTTCGCCGAAGCGATGGCGCGGGCCCTGGTGCTGACGGCACAATCCGGATCGCGGGACGCCGAGAGACGCCTGGCGACATCCCTGCCTGCGTTCGAGCGGTCGGTGAGATGGCTGGCCGAGCCTAGCGTGGCCGCGAGGGGCGCCCGGAACAACGCCCCCTACACCCACCGCCGATGGGTGCTCGCCGCGGCCATGGCCGAGGCCGCCGCCGCCGTGAGGCTGGGGGCGGGGCGCGGCGAGGAGGCGGAGGCGTTCGAACGGATCGCCCGTGACTACGCGGCGGATGGCCTCCGCTTGCAGGCCGCCGACGGGATGAACCCGGAAAGGGGGGGAGCCGACGCGAGCTACCAGGCCTACGGCCTGTTGATGGCCGAGCGATACCTGTCGGCCTGCACGTACCCGGACATGAGGATCCGCGTCCGGGCGTCGATCGTCCGGGGCCTGGATTGGCTGGCGTCGAGGATCGACGAGCGAGGAGGGGTGGACGTCTCCGGCGACACGCGGACGGGCGTCGAGTCCTCGCGATCCGGCAGGGTCAAGGGAATCGACTACAAGTCGATGCTCCAGGCCTTCTCCATCGGCGCCAGCCAGGCCGGGAATCCCTCCTATCGGGACGTCGCGATCCGCCTGGCCGCGAGCCGGGGATGGCTGCCTCGAATCCCTCCGCCGACCGGAATGGGGGCCGGGCCGCGAGGGGATTGACGATCTGAGGATCGGGTCGACACGGTCGCCGCGATCACTTCCGACGGGGACGGTCCGCCTTGGATGCCCGCCCGAGGTGTCTTCCCGGATCGGCGACGCGAGCGGCTTGATGCGTACCGGCCACTCCGGTGTTCCTTATTTGCACATTTCCGCCCGAGTCGAACTTGCAGCCTAGAGTTGGATCAGACGGCCTTTCCAATCGCATTTCATCGGGCACGAAGTCGTGAAACCCGGTGGCGTTGGTCGGCTGCGTGGCGTAACACGCCGAAGACAAGCCCCGGGGACCGGGCTCGCGACGTCGCGAAGGGAGCGGATCGCTCCACGCACCTAGAGGGAGAACGCTCGTGAAGATTGCGATCGTTGGCACAGGCTATGTTGGCTTAGTAACCGGCACATGCTTATCCGACCTCGGAAACCATGTCGTCTGCATCGACAAGGACCGGGCCAAGATCTCGATGCTCGAGGCCGGGCGGATCCCGATCTACGAGCCCGGCCTGGCCGGCCTGGTCGCGAAGAACGTGCGGGAGGGGCGGCTGGCGTTCAGCGTCGACCTCCCACGGTCGATCGACGGCGCGGACCTGATCTTCATCGCGGTCGGAACCCCCCAGGGCAAGTCCGGCGGGGCGGACCTGAGCGGCGTCTGGGCCGTGGGCCGGCAGGTCGCGGAGAGCCTCCGAGCCCCCGCGACGATCGTCATCAAGAGCACGGTGCCGGTGGGGACGAATGCCGAGCTGACCAGGCAGATGTCGGCGATCACTCCCGTGCCCTTCGACGTCGCCAGCAACCCCGAATTCCTCAAGGAAGGCGCCGCGATCGATGACTTCTTCAAGCCCGACCGCGTGGTCGTCGGCGCCCGCCGGCCCGAGGTTGCGGAGAGGCTCCTCGAGCTCTACAGGCCCATCCTGACGCACGAGCGCCCCTTCCTGGCGATGGCGCCAGAGAGCGCGGAGATGACCAAGTACGTGGCCAATTGCCTCCTGGCCAGCAAGATCAGCTTCATCAACGAGATGGCCAACCTCTGCACGGGCTACGGGGCGCACATCGACGACGTGCGCCGGGGCATCGGGTACGACTGCCGGATCGGGTTCCAGTTCCTCGCCCCGGGGGCGGGATACGGCGGCTCGTGCTTCCCGAAGGACGTCCGCGCCCTGATCCACATGGCCAAGATGGTCGGCATCCCCTGCCAGATGATCGAGGCGGTGGACAGCGTCAACGAGTACCAGAAGGAAGTCCTGCCGCGGATGATCCTGAACCACTTCGGCGGGTCGATCCGCGGGATGAGGATCGCCGTCTGGGGCCTGGCCTTCAAGCCGGAGACCGACGACATCCGCGAATCGCCCGCCCTCGTCCTCATCGAGGAGCTCCTCCAGGCGGGCGCCTTCGTGAGGGTGACCGACCCGCAGGCCATGGGCCACGTGAGGGAGATCTTCGGCAGCCGCCTGGTCTACTGCGAGAGCCCGTACTCCGCGCTCGAGTCGGCGGACGCCCTGGCCATCGTGACCGACTGGGACATGTACAGGGCTCCCAATTTTCAACTGATGAGAGACCTGATGCGTCGCCGCATCATCTTCGACGGCCGCAACTGCCTCAACGAGGCCGCGGCCCTGCAGGCCGGATTCCAGTACCAGGGCATAGGGCGGCTCACCCCGGGCAGCTCGAGGCCGCGCACCCGGGCCAACATCCTGGAG from Aquisphaera giovannonii includes these protein-coding regions:
- a CDS encoding UDP-glucose dehydrogenase family protein, which translates into the protein MKIAIVGTGYVGLVTGTCLSDLGNHVVCIDKDRAKISMLEAGRIPIYEPGLAGLVAKNVREGRLAFSVDLPRSIDGADLIFIAVGTPQGKSGGADLSGVWAVGRQVAESLRAPATIVIKSTVPVGTNAELTRQMSAITPVPFDVASNPEFLKEGAAIDDFFKPDRVVVGARRPEVAERLLELYRPILTHERPFLAMAPESAEMTKYVANCLLASKISFINEMANLCTGYGAHIDDVRRGIGYDCRIGFQFLAPGAGYGGSCFPKDVRALIHMAKMVGIPCQMIEAVDSVNEYQKEVLPRMILNHFGGSIRGMRIAVWGLAFKPETDDIRESPALVLIEELLQAGAFVRVTDPQAMGHVREIFGSRLVYCESPYSALESADALAIVTDWDMYRAPNFQLMRDLMRRRIIFDGRNCLNEAAALQAGFQYQGIGRLTPGSSRPRTRANILEHVPPDPLTESFDSAWDISEPAVLAPAEWVPLHKES